Within Romboutsia sp. CE17, the genomic segment GCCAAAGATGAATGGATTTGAACTTATTAAAGAATTAAGATGTATTTATGTTGACTTGCCTATAATAATAGTTACAGCAAAAGAATCTAAAGAAGATAAAATAGTAGGATTTAAGTTAGGAACAGATGATTATATGACAAAGCCAATAGACTTAGAAGAACTACTTATGAGGATAAAAGCTCTTCTTAGAAGATATAGTATAAAAAATAACCATAAACTAAATATAGGGGATGTAGAGTTGGATTATGATAAGCTAAGTGTTACTAAAAATGAAGAAAGTATATATCTACCTAAAAAAGAGTTTTATTTATTGTATAAATTACTAAGTTATCCAGGAAAAATATTCACACGAATGGAGCTTATGGATGATATATGGGGAATGGATAGTTGTAGTGAAGAGCAAACTGTAAATGTACATATTAGAAGACTTAGAGAAAAGTTTAAAGAATATAGTGAGTTTGAAATTATAACAGTAAGAGGTTTAGGTTATAAAGTGGAGAAGAAGGTTTAATGACTTTTAAAGAAAGAATTAGAAAGAGTATTAAGTATAAATTTAGAGTAGTTTTTATAATATCTATCGTAGTAGGAAATCTTATATCTAATTTGATAATAGCTCCTTACTTAAAAGATAGTATAAAAAATATACTAATCAATAGATATGAAGTTATAATATCAAAGTTACGTGAATATAAGGATGATGAAGAAAAATTAAAGGTATTATTAGATATATATAATGATTTATTTTATAAAATTCAAGTACAAGATAATATTTATAATATTCCAATTGATAAAAATCAAATGAATGTTCTTAATAAAGATAATGGTATAGTGTATTTAGCTAATAAGAAAGAGTTTAATATAATAACTAAAATAAAAAATGAATATTATATAATTTCTGTTGCTAATCATCACATACATTT encodes:
- a CDS encoding response regulator transcription factor, with the protein product MIKILIVEDNDNLRKMIDIYLRQNNFETYLAKNGLEALDILEKNVIDLIVCDIMMPKMNGFELIKELRCIYVDLPIIIVTAKESKEDKIVGFKLGTDDYMTKPIDLEELLMRIKALLRRYSIKNNHKLNIGDVELDYDKLSVTKNEESIYLPKKEFYLLYKLLSYPGKIFTRMELMDDIWGMDSCSEEQTVNVHIRRLREKFKEYSEFEIITVRGLGYKVEKKV